The nucleotide window TCAGGTCGAAACAGATGGCCATGCCGGCGGGGAACCCGCCCAGGTCCGCGATCACCGTCTTTCCCCCCGCCAGGAAGTGGAGATGCTCGCCTGTCATGGGGAAAAGGTGGATCTTGTCGTAGGTAGCCACCGTCTGGCCACCCGGACCAACCAGGATCAGGCTGTTTGCGATGCCGCTTTCCCTGTGAACGGGCAGGGAGCCGGCGAGGTGGACCCCGGAACTCGCAGCCGTCCGGGCCATCCATTCGAGGACCCGGCCGGACCCGGAGGCCATTTGATCCAGGTCCTTGTAATAGAACCCTGACGGGAACATCTCAGGCAGAAGAACCACGTCACCGTTCCCGGGACCGGCTTTGGCGAGGAGGCCCTCCGCTTTTTTGAGGTTCTCCTCGATGTCCCCGGGTACGACTCTCCACTGAAGGAGGTGGATGGTAAAGGTGCTATCCATGGTAAACTCCTGTCGGGTGCATGGGTGCAGGAAGATCCTTTTCCACTGTCTAGCA belongs to bacterium and includes:
- a CDS encoding carbon-nitrogen family hydrolase; this encodes MDSTFTIHLLQWRVVPGDIEENLKKAEGLLAKAGPGNGDVVLLPEMFPSGFYYKDLDQMASGSGRVLEWMARTAASSGVHLAGSLPVHRESGIANSLILVGPGGQTVATYDKIHLFPMTGEHLHFLAGGKTVIADLGGFPAGMAICFDLRYPELTRRLCRDGARLTIVSAQWPEARIDHFRDLVRVRALENQMFVAACNSFGDNGKGLVMGGNSMVVNPWGEVLGSLGDGEGVLSVPVDMDQVRKLREKFPVLESARTDLFK